TTTTTATTTATTTTTCATTACTCTATAAACTCCTCAATATTTTCAAGTATTTGAGATTAATTCACAGTTATTAAATTGCCATTGTCCTTGTTGATTTTGATTATTTCTTATTCATTCTATACAGCAGATAAAGGCTAAAAAGCATTACCACTGTCTGTAAGAACTTTGTATTTGTCAGTATTTCCATAACTCCCCCTTAAAAAAATTGTTTCAAATTCGGTGGAAAAAAATTCGGTCCTTTTGTTATTTTCCCATCTTCCCTATATATCGGTTTCCCATCCAACCCTAACTTTGACATATTGCTTCTGTGAACTTCTTCAAAGGCTTGGCTTAGAATCTTGTCAAAACCATTTTCCACTTCCCATTTAAAGATTTTTCTAGTCCTTTCATCTTCCAGAAAAAATATCCTTAATGCAACTTTTTCAACATTTCCTCTATTCTTTTCCAGTAATGTTCCTATGTGTATGTAGTACATATCACATACAGCATCTAATTTTTCAACTATATCATTTTGTTTTTCTGCAACTTCATATTCTGTCTGTTCTTCCTTGAACATTTTCTCCCTTAATTTCATTCTATCAACAGTCATTTCTTTTTCTAAAAATTCCTGCTGTCCGAATGCTATATAAAATTCTTTTACCATTCCAACTAATTTATTCCAACGTTCCATTATTATATTTCCTCCACTTCTATTTCCATTCTAGGATTTTTTTTATCGCAACTGTCAACTATCAGTTGACTATTGACTAAATATTTAACACTGTCGTCTACAATTATTCCCAGTTCCTTTAATGCGTCATTCATAAATTTTCCAATTACTGAAGCTACATTTTCGAGGTCACTTCCTGAGTTTTTGTAGAAATAACGGTATCGGACCTGATATTTACCTTTTATTTTTTCTTTGTTTTTTAAAAGCTTCAATCTTATCAGGTCATGATATTCATGTTTTATTTTATTCTTAACATGCTCATTCTCATTCCTGTACCAGTTTAGGCTCATTAGAGTTATTTTATTCTTTCTAGTCTGCCAGTAAACTGGTAATTCAAGCTTAATCATGCTCTCCACACTCTTTCAAAAACCAGTCTAAATACGTTTTAGCTTTTCTGTAATCCTCTAAGCCATTTTTCTTTTCTGCTCTGATTAAATACTTCAAAATATTCCCCTTGCAGAATGACTTGAATCCCTCTTGCCCTAGTACCGATTTTATCACTTCTATGCTCCCAACATTTAATCCTTCTAATTGATAATGTTTTGGGCTTTTAAATTTCTCTGAATCCTTTTTTAAAACTTTTTTCTCTTCGAGAAATTCATCTATCGCTTTTTCTATTTCTTCAGATGTCATGTCATCTGTGATTTCTAAATAATTTATTTCCATTATTCCTCCTATTTAAAATTTTCTTCTTTTTTGATTTCCTCGAATTTCTTTTCCGAAACTAATTTACTTCCAGAATGTACACTCTTAATTGCACCCCTGTGTCTTTTTACAAAATCCCATATTTTCTGATAATCATCTGACTTTATCTGATGTACTCCATCGTTCAGGTCAATAATTTCCATGAAATAGATTTTTATTCTCATTAATCTAATCCCTCGCCCATTCCTCAAGAGTATTATATCTTTTTATTATTTTCCCAGTTTTGTTAGAATAAATCACATATCCCCGCATGTTTCCATTAAATCTCGGAATAAATTGCTCCTCAAATTCAACTCCATGTTTTTTTAATTTGTATACTTTTTTTACTATAGATTGACTTGTTCTTTTTAAAATTTTTGCACATTCTTTTGCACCTTTTTTATAATAATTTTTTTTCAGAAACTCTATTTCGCTTTCCATAAACCTGGTTTCAGAGTTATTCAAAAAACTTAAATTTCTAAGTTTTTGTATGCTACTGCTTCCAAATAACTCTTTCATTCTTGTTTTTGTTGCTAATTCTGTCCTCCCTAATTTCCTAGCAATTTCTTCTATTTTTCGATATGTATTAAAAACAAGTTTTTCAAGCAATTCATCACTTTGTTTTGTCCAGTTTTCAAATTTTAACAATTTACATTTTTTAGTTTTAGAGAAAATTGATGCTTCCGTTCTCTCTAAAATATTGCTAATTTCTTTATTAGTAAGCCCTTCAATTGTTTTGAGAATCCTCAAATCTTCTATTTCTCCTGTAGTCCAATATTTTCCTATTTTTCTCCCTCCAGTTCCAATCCAAAGTTCCGTTCCAAATTTTGTTGGCAATTATTTTTTCAGTCTTTTCAAAAACAACAATTGACTTGTGAATTAAAAGATTATCATTTTTGTACATTTCTTCAATTTGTTTTCCTTTTTCATCTCTGTATTCTATAAGCTCCTGATTTTTCTTCGCTAAAGCATACAAAGACAAATAAGATCCGAAAATATCATCAAATTTTTTAACATCTTCGTTGTAGCTGTAATAAAGATTTTTAGCCTTTTCTATAACATCAGAACTTATGAAGTCGCTCTTAAAAAGGTATGTTGTATCTTTTATTTTCTGAAAGACATGATTCATTCTTTTCAGTATCATTTGAAAATATACCATCTCGTTTAGAAAATCCTTGCCTAGATTTTCCAGTATTTCAGAGAAAATAATATTTTCATCACTGATAAATCTTAAATGTTTGCTTTGCTTTTTGATTGTTATGAATTTCAAAGCAAAGTCATCAGGACTTATCATGAAGTCAAAATTGTTAAATGAATCTCTCACAAATTCTTTCAGTTCATCCAAAACTAATTGCTTTT
This Leptotrichia sp. oral taxon 215 str. W9775 DNA region includes the following protein-coding sequences:
- a CDS encoding DUF3310 domain-containing protein → MEINYLEITDDMTSEEIEKAIDEFLEEKKVLKKDSEKFKSPKHYQLEGLNVGSIEVIKSVLGQEGFKSFCKGNILKYLIRAEKKNGLEDYRKAKTYLDWFLKECGEHD
- a CDS encoding nucleoside triphosphate pyrophosphohydrolase family protein, which codes for MERWNKLVGMVKEFYIAFGQQEFLEKEMTVDRMKLREKMFKEEQTEYEVAEKQNDIVEKLDAVCDMYYIHIGTLLEKNRGNVEKVALRIFFLEDERTRKIFKWEVENGFDKILSQAFEEVHRSNMSKLGLDGKPIYREDGKITKGPNFFPPNLKQFF